In Solenopsis invicta isolate M01_SB chromosome 1, UNIL_Sinv_3.0, whole genome shotgun sequence, one genomic interval encodes:
- the LOC105204900 gene encoding uncharacterized protein LOC105204900 isoform X1: MYIYLQYDTRENMFKSFRRKMPNSKNQGFIVAEFYDGIQVIPKSWLQSDDVCKYPSHYKTDLKIRKAIEKEEIPTSNWSSVKIDRIFGEYSCLCKADEKAKQAFDTSDMDTDKETRTKKAKKLRAKKAMLSSESEEESREIILPRPPRPPAKRQRPYDGNESGSLSMIKCSRNSSAETYSKSEKVSNSNEHKSRDHNSSYSRNEERHNSTVQHRLENEEDISNRHVDKMDEIGHMQDEERLQEKRNDNLDKSSQNAIVDYLKRLTREIVTIKYDMWQTFSLLDILVKRTNSETEAKNTEISFESVEDRFPLQTAEQLMEVEEILKLHNSQDNAAIRAYIKSIGGTNVTDAVKRTLYKLFTNKLAEKYNWEGRCGKEPLHKLKLIKMIFSCVLQNIPNTDHGKIQRRIMEWFRHSKARHQNEEKRKLQGNRDQGDGDDSISE; encoded by the exons atgtatatatatttacaatacgaTACTCGGGAAAATATGTTCAAAAGTTTCAGGCGGAAGATGCCGAATTCAAAGAATCAGGGATTTATCGTCGCAGAATTCTACGATGGTATCCAAGTAATACCAAAATCTTGGCTACAAAGCGACGATGTATGCAAGTATCCCTCACATTATAAAACGGATTTAAAAATTCGGAAGGCgattgaaaaagaagaaattccaACTTCTAATTGGTCTTCCGTTAAAATTGATCGGATTTTTGGCGAGTATT caTGTTTATGTAAAGCCGATGAGAAAGCCAAACAAGCCTTTGATACATCGGATATGGATACTGACAAAGAAACGAGaaccaaaaaagcgaaaaaatTAAGAGCAAAAAAAGCTATGCTGTCGTCCGAAAGCGAGGAAGAATctagagaaattattttaccacgTCCTCCACGTCCTCCTGCAAAAC GTCAACGACCGTACGATGGAAATGAATCTGGAAGTTTATCCATGATTAAATGTTCTCGGAATTCTTCCGCAGAAACGTACAGCAAATCAGAAAAGGTTTCAAATTCAAATGAACACAAATCTCGAGATCACAATTCTTCGTATTCAAGAAATGAAGAAAGACACAATAGTACTGTACAGCATAGACTCGAAAATGAAGAGGATATATCAAATCGACATGTGGATAAAATGGATGAGATCGGCCATATGCAAGACGAAGAGAGattacaagaaaaaagaaatgataatttGGATAAGTCTTCACAAAATGCAATTG TGGATTATTTGAAGAGACTGACAAGAGAAATAGTGACCATAAAATACGATATGTGGCAAACGTTTAGCTTATTGGATATTTTAGTGAAAAGGACAAATTCAGAAACAGAAGccaagaacacagagatttctTTTGAAAGCGTTGAAGACCGATTTCCGTTACAAACTGCAGAACAATTAATGGAAGTGGAGGAAATCTTGAAACTTCATAATTCCCAAGATAATGCTGCAATA cGAGCATATATCAAATCTATTGGAGGAACTAACGTCACTGATGCCGTAAAAAGGACGTTGTATAAGTTATTCACCAATAAATTGGCGGAAAAATATAATTGGGAAGGCCGTTGCGGAAAGGAACCACTACATAAattgaaactaataaaaatgattttta GCTGCGTACTCCAGAATATCCCGAATACCGACCATGGCAAAATCCAACGGAGGATTATGGAGTGGTTCCGACATTCAAAGGCGAGACATCAAAATGAGGAGAAACGTAAGTTACAAGGTAACAGAGATCAAGGTGACGGAGATGATTCTATTTCAGAGTAA
- the LOC105204900 gene encoding uncharacterized protein LOC105204900 isoform X2, protein MHDPSCNHFRRKMPNSKNQGFIVAEFYDGIQVIPKSWLQSDDVCKYPSHYKTDLKIRKAIEKEEIPTSNWSSVKIDRIFGEYSCLCKADEKAKQAFDTSDMDTDKETRTKKAKKLRAKKAMLSSESEEESREIILPRPPRPPAKRQRPYDGNESGSLSMIKCSRNSSAETYSKSEKVSNSNEHKSRDHNSSYSRNEERHNSTVQHRLENEEDISNRHVDKMDEIGHMQDEERLQEKRNDNLDKSSQNAIVDYLKRLTREIVTIKYDMWQTFSLLDILVKRTNSETEAKNTEISFESVEDRFPLQTAEQLMEVEEILKLHNSQDNAAIRAYIKSIGGTNVTDAVKRTLYKLFTNKLAEKYNWEGRCGKEPLHKLKLIKMIFSCVLQNIPNTDHGKIQRRIMEWFRHSKARHQNEEKRKLQGNRDQGDGDDSISE, encoded by the exons TTTCAGGCGGAAGATGCCGAATTCAAAGAATCAGGGATTTATCGTCGCAGAATTCTACGATGGTATCCAAGTAATACCAAAATCTTGGCTACAAAGCGACGATGTATGCAAGTATCCCTCACATTATAAAACGGATTTAAAAATTCGGAAGGCgattgaaaaagaagaaattccaACTTCTAATTGGTCTTCCGTTAAAATTGATCGGATTTTTGGCGAGTATT caTGTTTATGTAAAGCCGATGAGAAAGCCAAACAAGCCTTTGATACATCGGATATGGATACTGACAAAGAAACGAGaaccaaaaaagcgaaaaaatTAAGAGCAAAAAAAGCTATGCTGTCGTCCGAAAGCGAGGAAGAATctagagaaattattttaccacgTCCTCCACGTCCTCCTGCAAAAC GTCAACGACCGTACGATGGAAATGAATCTGGAAGTTTATCCATGATTAAATGTTCTCGGAATTCTTCCGCAGAAACGTACAGCAAATCAGAAAAGGTTTCAAATTCAAATGAACACAAATCTCGAGATCACAATTCTTCGTATTCAAGAAATGAAGAAAGACACAATAGTACTGTACAGCATAGACTCGAAAATGAAGAGGATATATCAAATCGACATGTGGATAAAATGGATGAGATCGGCCATATGCAAGACGAAGAGAGattacaagaaaaaagaaatgataatttGGATAAGTCTTCACAAAATGCAATTG TGGATTATTTGAAGAGACTGACAAGAGAAATAGTGACCATAAAATACGATATGTGGCAAACGTTTAGCTTATTGGATATTTTAGTGAAAAGGACAAATTCAGAAACAGAAGccaagaacacagagatttctTTTGAAAGCGTTGAAGACCGATTTCCGTTACAAACTGCAGAACAATTAATGGAAGTGGAGGAAATCTTGAAACTTCATAATTCCCAAGATAATGCTGCAATA cGAGCATATATCAAATCTATTGGAGGAACTAACGTCACTGATGCCGTAAAAAGGACGTTGTATAAGTTATTCACCAATAAATTGGCGGAAAAATATAATTGGGAAGGCCGTTGCGGAAAGGAACCACTACATAAattgaaactaataaaaatgattttta GCTGCGTACTCCAGAATATCCCGAATACCGACCATGGCAAAATCCAACGGAGGATTATGGAGTGGTTCCGACATTCAAAGGCGAGACATCAAAATGAGGAGAAACGTAAGTTACAAGGTAACAGAGATCAAGGTGACGGAGATGATTCTATTTCAGAGTAA